The Terracoccus luteus genome includes a region encoding these proteins:
- the fabG gene encoding 3-oxoacyl-[acyl-carrier-protein] reductase has product MTAETTAAATPERRNVLVTGGNRGIGLAIARSFAEAGHHVVITHRSGEPPEGLEGVLCEVTDTASVDAAFTAAEEIFGGPVEVLVANAGITRDTLLMRMSDEEFDSVIDTNLTGAFRCARRASKGMIRARRGRIVLISSVVGLYGSPGQTNYAASKSGLVGLARSISRELGGRGITANVVAPGFIDTEMTAVLPEEQRKAYLANIPAGRFATPEEVASVVRFVASDDAAYVTGAVIPVDGGLGMGH; this is encoded by the coding sequence GTGACGGCAGAGACGACAGCGGCGGCGACGCCCGAGCGACGCAACGTGCTCGTGACGGGGGGCAACCGGGGCATCGGCCTCGCGATCGCCCGCTCCTTCGCCGAGGCCGGCCACCACGTCGTCATCACCCACCGGTCGGGGGAGCCGCCGGAGGGCCTCGAGGGCGTCCTCTGCGAGGTCACCGACACCGCCTCGGTCGACGCCGCGTTCACCGCCGCCGAGGAGATCTTCGGCGGCCCGGTCGAGGTGCTCGTCGCCAACGCCGGGATCACCCGCGACACCCTCCTCATGCGCATGAGCGACGAGGAGTTCGACTCCGTCATCGACACGAACCTCACCGGCGCCTTCCGCTGCGCGCGGCGGGCCTCGAAGGGGATGATCCGGGCCCGACGCGGGCGCATCGTGCTCATCAGCAGCGTCGTCGGGCTCTACGGCTCGCCCGGCCAGACGAACTACGCCGCCTCCAAGTCCGGGCTCGTCGGCCTGGCCCGCTCCATCTCGCGCGAGCTCGGCGGGCGGGGCATCACCGCCAACGTCGTCGCCCCCGGCTTCATCGACACCGAGATGACCGCGGTCCTGCCCGAGGAGCAGCGCAAGGCCTACCTCGCGAACATCCCCGCCGGCCGCTTCGCCACCCCCGAGGAGGTGGCGTCGGTCGTGCGTTTCGTCGCGAGCGACGACGCGGCCTACGTCACCGGGGCCGTCATCCCCGTCGACGGCGGCCTCGGCATGGGGCACTGA
- a CDS encoding RNA polymerase sigma factor, translating into MPRARRGAPVPQRRVGRRPAGELIALADDDPGALGALTRAHHDEWARVVASLARRTGDLDVAEDSAAEAFAVAAERWPREGVPANPGGWLMTTATRKAVDRLRRESRREAKHEAAHMLRDETPHAPTGPVADDRLRLVFTCCHPALSPEARVALTLRLLGGLTVAEIARAFLVPETTTARRITRAKAKIRAAHIPFRVPTDTDVDDRLAAVLAVVYLVFNEGYLAGQGAALDRPDLADEAVRLGRLLRELLPDDGEVAGLLGLMLLTQARRPARTSATGQLVTLGEQDRSRWDRTLLAEGHALVDERVRVVAAGGPRPGRYQLQAAVAAVHTSAARAQDTDWRAVLALYDALARLDPSPVVLLNRAVAVSEAEGAAAGLAEVERLLAAHPVLDGYHALHVTRAELCCAGSVDRRTPGVRTTGRCP; encoded by the coding sequence CTGCCGCGGGCCCGTCGAGGTGCGCCCGTTCCGCAGCGCCGAGTCGGTCGCCGCCCTGCTGGGGAGCTGATCGCCCTGGCCGACGACGACCCCGGCGCCCTCGGCGCCCTGACCCGCGCCCACCACGACGAGTGGGCCCGGGTCGTCGCCTCGCTGGCCCGCCGCACCGGTGACCTCGACGTCGCCGAGGACTCGGCCGCAGAGGCCTTCGCCGTCGCGGCCGAGCGCTGGCCCCGCGAGGGCGTCCCGGCCAACCCGGGTGGGTGGCTCATGACGACCGCCACCCGCAAGGCCGTCGACCGGCTGCGACGCGAGTCGCGGCGAGAGGCGAAGCACGAGGCGGCCCACATGCTGCGCGACGAGACCCCCCACGCCCCGACGGGCCCCGTGGCCGACGACCGCCTGCGGCTCGTCTTCACCTGCTGCCACCCGGCGCTGTCGCCGGAGGCGCGCGTGGCCCTGACCCTGCGCCTGCTCGGCGGGCTCACGGTCGCCGAGATCGCGCGCGCGTTCCTCGTCCCCGAGACGACGACGGCCCGGCGCATCACCCGGGCCAAGGCCAAGATCCGGGCGGCGCACATCCCCTTCCGCGTGCCCACGGACACCGACGTGGACGACCGACTCGCCGCGGTGCTCGCCGTCGTCTACCTCGTCTTCAACGAGGGCTACCTGGCGGGGCAGGGCGCAGCCCTCGACCGGCCGGACCTCGCCGACGAGGCGGTGCGGCTGGGCCGGCTGCTGCGCGAGCTGCTGCCCGACGACGGCGAGGTCGCCGGCCTGCTCGGCCTCATGCTGCTCACCCAGGCGCGCCGCCCGGCCCGCACGAGCGCGACCGGGCAGCTCGTCACCCTCGGTGAGCAGGACCGCAGCCGCTGGGACCGCACCCTGCTAGCCGAGGGCCACGCCCTGGTGGACGAGCGGGTCCGCGTGGTGGCCGCCGGCGGGCCGCGACCCGGCCGTTACCAGCTGCAGGCAGCCGTGGCGGCGGTGCACACGTCGGCCGCCCGGGCGCAGGACACCGACTGGCGGGCCGTCCTCGCCCTCTACGACGCGCTCGCCCGGCTCGACCCCTCGCCGGTCGTGCTGCTCAACCGCGCGGTCGCGGTGTCCGAGGCGGAGGGCGCCGCCGCCGGCCTGGCCGAGGTGGAGCGGCTGCTCGCCGCCCACCCCGTGCTGGACGGCTACCATGCGCTGCACGTGACCCGGGCCGAGCTGTGCTGCGCCGGGTCGGTCGACCGGAGGACGCCCGGGGTGCGTACGACCGGGCGTTGTCCCTGA
- the moaA gene encoding GTP 3',8-cyclase MoaA, translated as MTSVHVGPITVRQGDRVGLVDQFGRRARDLRVSVTDRCNLRCTYCMPAEGLPWMPRSEMLTDEELLRVIGLFVRDGVTQVRLTGGEPLLRRSLVDLVQGIASLRPRPRIAMTTNGVGLERVAGALAAAGLDRVNVSLDTIDADTFTTLTRRDRLGDVEAGLRAAAEAGLTPVKVNAVAMRGVNDDAVADVLAWCLERGYELRFIEQMPLDAQHAWDRVDMVTAEEIRDRLSQRWTLTPLPATDRGSAPAERFLVDGGPATVGIIASVTAPFCAACDRTRLTADGQVRNCLFSQTETDLRTPLREGATDDELLGLLRGEMWRKRAGHGIGEPGFTQPERPMSSIGG; from the coding sequence ATGACGAGCGTGCACGTGGGGCCGATCACGGTCCGCCAGGGCGACCGGGTCGGCCTGGTCGACCAGTTCGGCCGGCGTGCCCGCGACCTCCGGGTGTCCGTGACCGACCGGTGCAACCTGCGGTGCACGTACTGCATGCCGGCCGAGGGCCTGCCGTGGATGCCCCGCTCGGAGATGCTCACCGATGAGGAGCTGCTGCGCGTCATCGGCCTGTTCGTCCGCGACGGGGTGACCCAGGTGCGCCTGACCGGCGGAGAGCCGCTGCTGCGCCGCTCGCTCGTCGACCTCGTGCAGGGCATCGCGTCGCTGCGCCCGCGGCCCCGCATCGCCATGACGACCAACGGGGTCGGGCTCGAGCGGGTCGCCGGGGCGCTCGCCGCCGCCGGCCTCGACCGCGTCAACGTCAGCCTCGACACCATCGACGCCGACACCTTCACGACCCTCACGCGTCGCGACCGACTCGGCGACGTCGAGGCGGGCCTGCGTGCCGCCGCCGAGGCGGGCCTCACGCCCGTCAAGGTCAACGCCGTCGCGATGCGCGGCGTCAACGACGACGCCGTCGCCGACGTGCTCGCCTGGTGCCTCGAGCGCGGCTACGAGCTACGTTTCATCGAGCAGATGCCGCTCGACGCACAGCACGCCTGGGACCGCGTCGACATGGTCACGGCCGAGGAGATCCGCGACCGGCTCTCTCAGCGCTGGACCCTCACCCCGCTGCCCGCCACGGACCGTGGCAGCGCCCCCGCCGAGCGCTTCCTCGTCGACGGCGGCCCGGCCACCGTCGGCATCATCGCCAGCGTCACGGCGCCCTTCTGCGCCGCCTGCGACCGCACGCGCCTGACCGCCGACGGGCAGGTGCGCAACTGCCTGTTCTCCCAGACCGAGACCGACCTTCGCACGCCGCTGCGCGAGGGGGCGACCGACGACGAGCTGCTGGGGCTGCTGCGCGGCGAGATGTGGCGCAAGCGGGCCGGGCACGGCATCGGGGAGCCGGGGTTCACCCAGCCCGAGCGTCCGATGTCGTCCATCGGGGGCTGA
- the fabI gene encoding enoyl-ACP reductase FabI, with protein sequence MGILEGKKLLVTGVLMDSSIAFHVAKLAQEEGAQVVLTSFGRTMRITQTIAKRLPETPPVLELDVTDGEHLDTLAERLREHVDGLDGVLHSIGFAPQGAFNFMEGTWEDVSTALHASAYSLKALAAAALPLMDEQRGGSVVGLTFDAKFAWPVYDWMGVAKAAFESTNRYLARDLGARHVRCNLVAAGPIRTTAAKSIPGFEQFERIWDERAPLGWDVNDPVPAAKACAALLSDWFPATTGEIVHVDGGVHAMGQ encoded by the coding sequence ATGGGAATCCTCGAAGGCAAGAAGCTGCTCGTCACCGGCGTCCTCATGGACAGCTCGATCGCGTTCCACGTCGCCAAGCTCGCGCAGGAGGAGGGCGCGCAGGTCGTGCTCACCTCGTTCGGGCGCACGATGCGCATCACCCAGACGATCGCCAAGCGGCTGCCCGAGACCCCGCCGGTGCTCGAGCTCGACGTCACCGACGGCGAGCACCTCGACACCCTCGCCGAGCGGCTGCGCGAGCACGTCGACGGCCTCGACGGCGTGCTGCACTCGATCGGCTTCGCCCCCCAGGGTGCCTTCAACTTCATGGAGGGAACCTGGGAGGACGTCTCGACCGCCCTGCACGCGTCGGCCTACAGCCTCAAGGCGCTGGCGGCGGCGGCGCTGCCGCTCATGGACGAGCAGCGGGGAGGCAGTGTCGTCGGGCTGACCTTCGACGCGAAGTTCGCGTGGCCCGTCTACGACTGGATGGGCGTGGCCAAGGCCGCGTTCGAGTCGACCAACCGCTACCTCGCCCGTGACCTCGGCGCGCGTCATGTGCGGTGCAACCTCGTCGCCGCCGGCCCCATCCGCACGACGGCGGCGAAGTCGATCCCGGGCTTCGAGCAGTTCGAGCGCATCTGGGACGAGCGCGCGCCCCTCGGCTGGGACGTCAACGACCCGGTACCCGCGGCCAAGGCGTGCGCGGCGCTGCTCTCCGACTGGTTCCCCGCGACGACGGGCGAGATCGTGCACGTCGACGGCGGCGTGCACGCCATGGGGCAGTGA
- a CDS encoding enoyl-CoA hydratase/isomerase family protein — protein sequence MSHPHLLVETDGPVRTLTLDQPERRNAQTPSLWAALADEARSLGDDIRVVVLKGAGASFSAGIDTAMFSAEGVAGEESMKGLVARGEDAVDAAIATYQEGFTAWAQCPAVVVAQVHGHAIGAGFQLALAADLRVAALDAWFAMRETGLGLVPDLGGTGPLVHLVGYARALEMCATGRPVSAPEAHAMGLVNSIVPAADLDAATYSLVGGILSAPDEAVRALKPLLRAAVDDPSREAQLARERRAQGPLLTALVDGLG from the coding sequence ATGAGCCACCCGCACCTGCTGGTCGAGACCGACGGCCCCGTCCGCACCCTGACCCTCGACCAGCCCGAGCGGCGCAACGCCCAGACTCCCTCCCTGTGGGCGGCGCTCGCCGACGAGGCGCGCTCGCTGGGTGACGACATCCGGGTCGTCGTGCTCAAGGGCGCCGGTGCGTCGTTCTCGGCCGGCATCGACACGGCCATGTTCAGCGCCGAGGGGGTCGCCGGCGAGGAGAGCATGAAGGGCCTCGTGGCCCGGGGTGAGGATGCCGTCGACGCGGCCATCGCCACCTACCAGGAGGGCTTCACCGCCTGGGCGCAGTGCCCGGCGGTCGTCGTGGCCCAGGTGCACGGGCACGCCATCGGCGCCGGCTTCCAGCTCGCCCTCGCGGCCGACCTGCGCGTCGCCGCCCTCGACGCCTGGTTCGCGATGCGTGAGACCGGTCTCGGCCTCGTGCCCGACCTCGGTGGCACCGGCCCGCTCGTGCACCTCGTGGGCTACGCCCGGGCGCTGGAGATGTGTGCCACGGGCCGTCCGGTCAGCGCCCCCGAGGCCCACGCCATGGGCCTCGTCAACTCGATCGTGCCCGCGGCCGACCTCGACGCGGCGACGTACTCGCTCGTCGGCGGCATCCTCTCCGCGCCCGACGAGGCGGTCCGCGCCCTCAAGCCGCTGCTGCGGGCGGCCGTCGACGACCCCTCCCGCGAGGCCCAGCTCGCCCGCGAGCGCCGGGCGCAGGGGCCCCTGCTCACCGCCCTCGTCGACGGGCTCGGCTGA
- a CDS encoding SURF1 family protein, with product MLRLWLTRRWIVATLVAVTFGVACYHLGLWQWHRHVEQQTKVTAIATNYDSAPRPLSDLAGRLADLPAERQWTRVTLTGTYAEGSDLLVRNRTLDDNPGFEVVTPFTTDGRTLLVDRGWVPSGEDAAVTPVADPPPSGSVEVTGWVRTAEPSLGRDLPAPQLASVSVQDARRLVPGLDTADVYVVLGSQQPPAAVGSHPLQLLPRPTEDLGPHQAYAYQWWLFMPGGLVFVVLALRREAAAAAEPGDPASGDVGPTDDGGLGPTGDQTGDGRRTPVAAGATPRTRPAKPKKVRIWDEEDG from the coding sequence GTGCTTCGGCTCTGGCTCACCCGGCGGTGGATCGTGGCGACCCTCGTCGCGGTCACCTTCGGCGTCGCCTGCTACCACCTCGGCCTCTGGCAGTGGCACCGCCACGTCGAGCAGCAGACCAAGGTGACCGCCATCGCCACGAACTACGACAGCGCGCCTCGCCCCCTCTCGGACCTCGCGGGCCGGCTGGCTGACCTGCCCGCCGAGCGCCAGTGGACCCGGGTCACCCTCACCGGCACCTACGCCGAGGGGTCCGACCTGCTCGTGCGCAACCGCACGCTCGACGACAACCCGGGCTTCGAGGTCGTCACCCCCTTCACGACCGACGGGCGCACCCTCCTCGTCGACCGGGGCTGGGTGCCCAGCGGTGAGGATGCCGCGGTGACCCCTGTCGCGGACCCGCCCCCCTCGGGGTCGGTCGAGGTCACCGGCTGGGTGCGCACGGCCGAGCCGAGCCTCGGCCGTGACCTGCCCGCACCGCAGCTCGCGAGCGTCAGCGTGCAGGACGCACGTCGCCTCGTGCCGGGCCTCGACACCGCCGACGTGTACGTCGTGCTCGGCTCACAGCAGCCCCCGGCCGCGGTGGGGTCGCACCCGCTGCAACTGCTGCCGCGCCCGACCGAGGACCTCGGCCCGCACCAGGCCTACGCCTACCAGTGGTGGCTGTTCATGCCGGGCGGGCTCGTCTTCGTCGTCCTCGCCCTGCGCCGCGAGGCGGCGGCGGCCGCCGAGCCGGGCGACCCGGCATCCGGTGACGTCGGGCCGACGGATGACGGAGGCCTGGGCCCGACCGGTGACCAGACCGGTGACGGTCGCCGGACCCCTGTCGCGGCCGGCGCGACGCCGCGGACCCGGCCGGCCAAGCCGAAGAAGGTCCGCATTTGGGACGAGGAGGACGGCTGA
- a CDS encoding ABC-F family ATP-binding cassette domain-containing protein: MIVATGIELRAGARLLVEDASFRIDAGDRIGLVGRNGAGKTTLTKVLAGEGQPAAGTVTRTGAVGYLPQDPRTGDLEMIARDRILSARGLDDIVRRRSQAEERMGSDDEKVREKAMRRYASLEVEFEAQGGYAAESEAASIASALALDERVLGQPLGTLSGGQRRRVELSRILFSGNETLLLDEPTNHLDADSIVWLREYLRAYKGGLIIISHDADMLDAVVNKVYHLDANRSALDIYNVSWKTYLQARETDEKRRRRELQNAQKKAGALLAQADKMRAKATKATAAQNMAKRAERLLAGVEGERQQDKVAKLRFPKPAPCGKTPLRARGLSRTYGSLEVFTDVTLAIDRGSKVVVLGLNGAGKTTLLRMLAGVDVPDTGQVEPGHGLRLGYYAQEHENLDVGRTVLENMKSAAPDLGETEVRKVLGSFLFSGDDVHKPAGVLSGGEKTRLSLALLVVSAANVLLLDEPTNNLDPASREEILGALSTFEGAVVLVTHDEGAVDALEPERILLLPDGVEDLWGPDYKDLVNLA, encoded by the coding sequence GTGATCGTCGCCACCGGCATCGAGCTGCGTGCGGGTGCCCGCCTGCTCGTCGAGGACGCCAGCTTCCGCATCGACGCGGGCGACCGCATCGGTCTCGTCGGGCGCAACGGCGCCGGCAAGACGACCCTGACGAAGGTGCTCGCGGGGGAGGGCCAACCCGCCGCCGGCACCGTGACGCGCACCGGCGCGGTCGGGTACCTGCCGCAGGACCCGCGCACCGGCGACCTCGAGATGATCGCCCGCGACCGCATCCTCTCGGCCCGCGGGCTCGACGACATCGTGCGCCGTCGCAGCCAGGCCGAGGAGCGCATGGGCAGCGACGACGAGAAGGTGCGCGAGAAGGCGATGCGCCGCTACGCCTCGCTCGAGGTCGAGTTCGAGGCCCAGGGCGGCTACGCCGCCGAGTCTGAGGCCGCCTCGATCGCGAGCGCCCTCGCCCTCGACGAGCGCGTGCTCGGACAGCCCCTCGGGACGCTCTCGGGCGGTCAGCGCCGACGCGTCGAGCTCTCGCGGATCCTGTTCTCCGGCAACGAGACCCTGCTGCTCGACGAGCCGACCAACCACCTCGACGCCGACTCGATCGTCTGGCTGCGCGAGTACCTGCGGGCCTACAAGGGCGGGCTGATCATCATCAGCCACGACGCCGACATGCTCGACGCGGTGGTCAACAAGGTCTACCACCTCGACGCGAACCGCTCGGCCCTCGACATCTACAACGTCAGCTGGAAGACCTACCTGCAGGCGCGCGAGACCGACGAGAAGCGCCGCCGCCGCGAGCTTCAGAACGCCCAGAAGAAGGCCGGCGCCCTGCTGGCCCAGGCCGACAAGATGCGGGCCAAGGCGACGAAGGCCACGGCGGCCCAGAACATGGCCAAGCGCGCCGAGCGGCTGCTCGCCGGCGTCGAGGGCGAGCGCCAGCAGGACAAGGTGGCCAAGCTGCGCTTCCCCAAGCCGGCGCCGTGCGGCAAGACACCGCTGCGCGCCAGGGGCCTCTCGCGGACCTACGGCTCGCTCGAGGTCTTCACTGACGTCACGCTCGCCATCGACCGGGGCAGCAAGGTGGTCGTGCTCGGCCTCAACGGTGCGGGCAAGACGACGCTGCTGCGGATGCTCGCCGGCGTCGACGTCCCCGACACCGGCCAGGTCGAGCCCGGCCACGGGCTCCGGCTCGGGTACTACGCGCAGGAGCACGAGAACCTCGACGTCGGGCGCACCGTGCTCGAGAACATGAAGTCGGCCGCACCCGACCTCGGCGAGACCGAGGTGCGCAAGGTGCTCGGCTCCTTCCTCTTCTCCGGCGACGACGTGCACAAGCCGGCGGGGGTGCTCTCCGGTGGCGAGAAGACGCGCCTGTCCCTCGCCCTGCTCGTCGTCAGCGCGGCCAACGTCCTGCTGCTCGACGAGCCGACCAACAACCTCGACCCGGCCTCGCGCGAGGAGATCCTCGGCGCGCTGTCGACCTTCGAGGGGGCGGTCGTCCTCGTCACCCACGACGAGGGGGCCGTCGACGCGCTCGAGCCCGAGCGCATCCTGCTGCTCCCCGACGGCGTCGAGGACCTGTGGGGCCCCGACTACAAGGACCTCGTCAACCTCGCCTAG
- a CDS encoding ABC transporter ATP-binding protein: protein MRSMSRDAGVTAERLTPGLWRRVLSYAGPYRTAIIAFLTVTVVDSALVVAVPLLLKEIVDRGVIPRDTGVVVELALVVALIAVVDTVLTIVSRWYSSKIGEGLISDLRNQVFAHVLRQPVAFFTRAQTGSLVSRLNNDVIGAQQAFTSVLSNVVSNIVSVTLLVAAMLALSWQLTLGSLLLVPLFLVPARLMGRRLAGLASQQMKLNADMGTRMTERFNVAGALLVKLFGVPEREEAEYNERAARVRDVGVLISVNRSIFMAALTLVAALATAMVYGFGGAMAVTGTLTVGTLLALAALLGRLYAPLMALSNVRVDVMTALVSFQRVFEVLDLEPLVADRPDARPLPKGPLAVELDHVDFHYPSADEVSLASLEATATGDRRSGGPVLHDVTLRAEPGQLVALVGPSGAGKTTLTSLVARLYDPTAGSVRVGGLDLRDVLSASLRERVGVVTQEAHLFHDTIRANLLYARPDATEADIEAALDAAQIRGLVDELPEGLDTVVGDRGHRLSGGEKQRLAIARILLKAPDVVVLDEATAHLDSESESAVQRALDAALHGRTSIVIAHRLSTIRQADLIVVLEHGRVIETGRHADLLRRGGLYALLHATQFDTRPDGSAASASGAPDLDGDAAADDDLGLDVAPAGRP, encoded by the coding sequence ATGCGGTCGATGTCACGTGACGCCGGTGTGACGGCCGAGAGGCTGACGCCCGGGCTGTGGCGACGGGTGCTGTCGTACGCCGGGCCCTACCGCACCGCGATCATCGCCTTCCTCACCGTGACCGTCGTCGACTCCGCCCTCGTGGTGGCGGTGCCCCTGCTGCTCAAGGAGATCGTCGACCGAGGCGTCATCCCGCGCGACACCGGCGTCGTCGTCGAGCTGGCCCTCGTCGTCGCGCTCATCGCGGTCGTCGACACCGTGCTGACGATCGTGTCGCGGTGGTACTCCTCGAAGATCGGCGAGGGCCTCATCAGCGACCTGCGCAACCAGGTCTTCGCGCACGTGCTGCGCCAGCCCGTCGCGTTCTTCACCCGGGCGCAGACCGGCTCGCTCGTGTCGCGCCTCAACAACGACGTCATCGGCGCGCAGCAGGCCTTCACCTCGGTGCTGTCGAACGTCGTCAGCAACATCGTCTCGGTCACGCTGCTCGTCGCCGCCATGCTCGCGCTGTCGTGGCAGCTGACCCTGGGCTCGCTGCTGCTCGTCCCGCTCTTCCTCGTGCCGGCGCGGCTCATGGGTCGTCGCCTCGCCGGGCTGGCCAGCCAGCAGATGAAGCTCAACGCCGACATGGGCACCCGCATGACCGAGCGGTTCAACGTCGCCGGCGCCCTGCTCGTCAAGCTCTTCGGCGTGCCCGAGCGCGAGGAGGCCGAGTACAACGAGCGCGCAGCGCGCGTGCGCGACGTCGGTGTGCTCATCTCGGTCAACCGCTCGATCTTCATGGCCGCCCTGACCCTCGTCGCCGCCCTCGCGACGGCGATGGTCTACGGCTTCGGCGGCGCGATGGCCGTGACCGGCACCCTCACCGTCGGCACGCTGCTCGCGCTGGCGGCCCTGCTGGGTCGGCTCTACGCGCCCCTCATGGCGCTGTCGAACGTGCGCGTCGACGTCATGACCGCGCTCGTGTCGTTCCAGCGCGTCTTCGAGGTGCTCGACCTCGAGCCCCTCGTCGCCGACCGCCCCGACGCCCGCCCGCTGCCCAAGGGGCCGCTGGCGGTCGAGCTCGACCACGTCGACTTCCACTACCCGTCGGCCGACGAGGTGTCGCTGGCCTCGCTCGAGGCCACCGCCACCGGTGACCGCCGCAGCGGCGGGCCCGTGCTGCACGACGTGACTCTGCGGGCCGAGCCCGGCCAGCTCGTCGCCCTCGTGGGTCCCTCGGGTGCCGGCAAGACGACCCTCACCTCGCTCGTGGCCCGCCTCTACGACCCGACGGCGGGATCGGTGCGGGTGGGCGGTCTCGACCTGCGCGACGTCCTCAGCGCCTCGCTGCGCGAGCGGGTCGGGGTCGTGACCCAGGAGGCCCACCTCTTCCACGACACGATCCGGGCCAACCTGCTCTACGCGCGCCCCGACGCCACCGAGGCCGACATCGAGGCGGCCCTCGACGCCGCGCAGATCCGGGGCCTCGTCGACGAGCTGCCCGAGGGCCTCGACACCGTCGTCGGCGACCGGGGCCACCGCCTCAGCGGCGGCGAGAAGCAGCGCCTCGCCATCGCGCGCATCCTGCTCAAGGCGCCCGACGTCGTCGTGCTCGACGAGGCGACCGCGCACCTCGACTCCGAGAGCGAGAGCGCGGTGCAGCGTGCGCTCGACGCCGCCCTGCACGGGCGCACGTCGATCGTCATCGCGCACCGGCTCTCGACCATCCGCCAGGCCGACCTCATCGTCGTGCTCGAGCACGGTCGGGTGATCGAGACCGGCCGCCACGCCGACCTCCTGCGCCGTGGGGGCCTCTACGCCCTGCTGCACGCGACGCAGTTCGACACGCGGCCCGACGGGTCGGCGGCATCCGCGTCGGGCGCGCCCGACCTCGACGGCGACGCCGCCGCCGACGACGACCTCGGGCTCGACGTGGCCCCGGCCGGGAGGCCGTGA
- a CDS encoding YciI family protein, translating to MPQYLISFNDEWVPAQTDDQLVDKGAASRAVVAEMQQAGVLLFTHGGLDATTALCSVTLRDGEPLFTDGPYVETKEHLGGFCAIEVDDDETARHWAGRLAAVLDWPQEVHRFEGRGMSSVPGVPGVSGHGRGAGE from the coding sequence ATGCCCCAGTACCTCATCAGCTTCAACGACGAGTGGGTCCCGGCCCAGACCGACGACCAGCTCGTCGACAAGGGCGCGGCCAGCCGCGCCGTCGTCGCCGAGATGCAGCAGGCAGGCGTGCTGCTGTTCACCCACGGCGGCCTGGACGCCACGACGGCGCTGTGCAGCGTGACCCTGCGCGACGGTGAGCCGCTCTTCACCGACGGGCCCTACGTCGAGACGAAGGAGCACCTCGGCGGCTTCTGCGCCATCGAGGTCGACGACGACGAGACCGCCCGCCACTGGGCGGGCCGGCTGGCGGCGGTGCTCGACTGGCCCCAGGAGGTGCACCGCTTCGAGGGCAGGGGCATGTCCAGCGTGCCCGGCGTGCCCGGCGTGTCCGGTCACGGCCGCGGCGCGGGGGAGTGA
- a CDS encoding YciI family protein: protein MPRYLLSVFTPADAGDLGPYPSQDAMSESLADTGVFTARLERDGYLVMADGLEPPSTATTVDGRGERPALTDGPYLETKEHLGGFWVVEAPDLDVALELAADGSKACRGPVEVRPFRSAESVAALLGS, encoded by the coding sequence GTGCCTCGCTACCTGCTGTCCGTCTTCACCCCGGCCGACGCCGGCGACCTCGGCCCGTACCCGTCCCAGGACGCCATGAGCGAGTCGCTGGCCGACACCGGCGTCTTCACCGCGCGACTCGAGCGCGACGGGTACCTCGTCATGGCCGACGGCCTCGAACCCCCGTCGACCGCGACGACCGTCGACGGCAGGGGCGAGCGGCCGGCCCTGACCGACGGGCCCTACCTCGAGACCAAGGAGCACCTCGGTGGGTTCTGGGTCGTCGAGGCCCCCGACCTCGACGTCGCCCTCGAGCTCGCCGCCGACGGGTCGAAGGCCTGCCGCGGGCCCGTCGAGGTGCGCCCGTTCCGCAGCGCCGAGTCGGTCGCCGCCCTGCTGGGGAGCTGA
- a CDS encoding DUF3099 domain-containing protein produces MRTTKQPMVYSVTTAATSSTADQDSRMKRYLIMMGIRIACFGLVFVTTGWLRWACIAGAVLLPYFAVIVANAVQPRTVGSLQRVTPQDDTTHRLER; encoded by the coding sequence ATGCGCACAACGAAGCAGCCGATGGTGTACAGCGTGACCACGGCCGCCACGTCGAGTACGGCCGACCAGGACTCCCGCATGAAGCGGTACCTCATCATGATGGGGATCCGCATCGCGTGCTTCGGCCTCGTCTTCGTCACGACCGGCTGGCTCCGCTGGGCCTGCATCGCCGGCGCCGTGCTGCTGCCGTACTTCGCGGTCATCGTCGCCAACGCCGTGCAGCCCCGTACGGTCGGCTCCCTGCAGCGGGTGACCCCGCAGGACGACACGACCCACCGCCTCGAGCGGTGA